Below is a window of Candidatus Cloacimonadaceae bacterium DNA.
GAGCTTTTCATCCTTGGAAATAACCAGATAAAAGATCGCCTGGCGGATGCCTTCATAGCTCATCATCATGCGATTGGTTTCCAGCATCAGATCGACCTTGTCTTTGAGTGAAAGCTCAAGGGGATCGATCTTGACCGGAGTCCTGTAGGTGGCGATATAGCTGCGTTCAGGAGCCAAAACCAGTCCGGCGCCCTTTTTTGCTTTAGAAGACAGCAGCGCGATGCCCAAAGCACGTTTGACCGTGGCGGCAACGGCATCGTCGCTGAAAACGTCGGAGTGGGCAAAGCCCCAAGCTCCGTCTTTGAGGACACGGATGCCATATCCGTGCAATGTGGAAGTGGAGGTGTTTTTCAGGCTCAGGTTTTGCAGATAGATCATCTGATCCGTCGTCTTCTGAATCCTGATATCCGCGTAATCCGCTCCCAGAGCGTTCGCGGTGTTCATTGCGATGTCCAAATATTTCATTGAACCTCCTTATGCTAACTGATTGATTCTGTCGATAGGATGCAATTCCATGCCCCATTGATGACATTTTGGCAGGAAAAAGAGCTCCTGTTTGGGGATGGAAACACACTCTGTGTCGGTTTCAAGAGCCGGAATATATTCCCAGTACTGATCAAGCCCGGCTTTATATGCTTCCAGCAGTTTTGACGGAATGGCTTTGAGGATGATGGCGCTCCATTTCAGATAGGCACCTCTGCCGCTATCCGTGATGCGGATTACGGTATTGGGCTTCTTGCCTTTGTAGGATTTGCTGATCATCACGTAGCCGGCTTCCTCCAGCTTGGAAAGATGGGTCGCCAGATTTCCCCAGGTAAGACCGGTCAATTTCAACAGCTCGGTGGATTCCAAAGCCGGCGCTCCGAACAACAGATTGATCAGCATCAGGCGCGCCGGCGCGTGGATGAAAGCGTCCAATCCGTTAAGCTCGCGCGCGATGCCGACACAGTTTAGATTAAACATGGCAAGCTCCTTGTCGTTATTAGCATGCTGGATGATCATTCCACTGCCGGGTGCTTTGTGTTTCAAAGCACTTTCACTGTCAAGCTTTTTCTGCTTGAATGGGTGACTCTTCAGGTTTGAACGGGTTTGTTCACCAGTGCTCGCCAGAGATCCCAATTTGTTCCCGATAAGCCCTTCATCGTGGCTCAAGTCCATCAGCGGCTAAGACCAGAGCTACTGCAGCCTCGCAAAACACCCACTATTACAAGACTATATTCGTGTAATACACCCATTAGTACAAGACTATATTCGTGAAATCAGCAGATTTTGCTTGAAAAACTATATCGTATCCGAGCGGATGAAGCTCCTCAGTAATCGTCGCTACTTCCACCAGCCCTTTTTTTGGA
It encodes the following:
- a CDS encoding transcriptional regulator, with amino-acid sequence MKHKAPGSGMIIQHANNDKELAMFNLNCVGIARELNGLDAFIHAPARLMLINLLFGAPALESTELLKLTGLTWGNLATHLSKLEEAGYVMISKSYKGKKPNTVIRITDSGRGAYLKWSAIILKAIPSKLLEAYKAGLDQYWEYIPALETDTECVSIPKQELFFLPKCHQWGMELHPIDRINQLA